From the genome of Brienomyrus brachyistius isolate T26 chromosome 8, BBRACH_0.4, whole genome shotgun sequence, one region includes:
- the alas1 gene encoding 5-aminolevulinate synthase, nonspecific, mitochondrial — protein MDTLIRRCPFLSRMPQAFLQQSRKSLVVYAQNCPVMMNLASSPFARSLCSSASSQQDGDDSRPANGGSPSAPAVDKLPPGHPVIPPGQAGASKCPFLAGEMGQKNSSVVRQVPLELQEDVTEIRTLRTDVTRPQKTPPAAVVADLTHEERSRIFQKLLKQRPARVSHLLQENMPKSVTDFHYDTFFERKIEDQKRDHTYRVFKTVNRRAQGFPMADDYSKSLDAKRDVSVWCSNDYLGMSRHSQVLRAVMDTLRNHGAGAGGTRNISGTSKFHVELERELADLHGKDAALLFTSCFVANDSTLFTLARMLPGCEIYSDAGNHASMIQGIRNSGASKFIFRHNDVDHLRELLKKSKPSTPKIVAFETVHSMDGSICPLEEMCDVAHEFGAITFVDEVHAVGLYGARGGGIGDRDGVMHKMDIISGTLGKAFGCMGGYIASTSTLVDTVRSYAAGFIFTTSLPPMLLAGAQESVRSLKGDEGRSLRLRHQRNVKLLRRMLMDEGLPVMNSPSHIIPIRVADAAKNTAVCDIMMSRYNIYVQAINYPTVARGEERLRVAPTPHHTPQMMEYFVEKLLNTWKEVGLELKPRSSMECNVCRQPLHFDMMNEREKSFFNGLSKLISVNA, from the exons ATGGACACCTTGATCCGGCGCTGCCCTTTCCTGTCTCGCATGCCTCAGGCCTTCCTGCAGCAATCCAGGAAGTCGCTGGTGGTCTATGCGCAGAATTGCCCCGTGATGATGAATCTGGCTTCCAGCCCTTTTGCCCGCTCTCTCTGCTCCTCGGCTTCTAGCCAGCAAGATGGAGACGATTCCCGTCCCGCCAATGGCGGCAGCCCCTCCGCCCCAG CTGTGGATAAGCTGCCCCCGGGTCATCCCGTGATCCCTCCTGGTCAGGCGGGGGCTTCCAAGTGCCCCTTCTTGGCGGGGGAGATGGGGCAGAAGAACAGCAGTGTCGTCCGCCAGGTCCCTCTGGAGCTCCAGGAAGATGTCACCGAGATACGTACGCTGCGGACTG ATGTGACCAGGCCCCAGAAGACTCCACCGGCTGCTGTCGTTGCTGACCTGACCCACGAGGAGAGAAGCAGGATCTTCCAGAAGCTCCTGAAGCAGCGGCCTGCTAGGGTCTCGCACCTCCTGCAGGAGAACATGCCGAAGT CGGTCACCGACTTCCATTACGACACGTTCTTCGAGAGGAAGATCGAGGACCAGAAGAGAGACCACACCTACCGCGTCTTCAAGACGGTGAACCGCAGGGCCCAGGGTTTCCCCATGGCGGACGATTACAGCAAGTCGCTGGACGCCAAGCGTGACGTGTCCGTGTGGTGCAGCAACGATTACCTGGGCATGAGCCGGCACTCGCAGGTCTTGCGTGCCGTAAT GGACACCTTGCGTAACCATGGGGCGGGGGCAGGGGGAACTCGCAACATCTCTGGGACGAGCAAGTTCCACGTGGAACTGGAGCGCGAGCTGGCCGACCTGCACGGCAAAGATGCCGCGCTGCTCTTCACGTCCTGCTTCGTGGCCAATGACTCCACCCTCTTCACGCTGGCCAGAATGCTACCCG GCTGTGAGATCTACTCGGATGCTGGGAACCATGCCTCTATGATCCAGGGGATCAGGAACAGTGGCGCGTCGAAGTTCATCTTCCGCCACAACGATGTGGACCACCTGCGGGAGCTGCTGAAGAAATCCAAGCCGTCTACACCGAAAATTGTGGCCTTCGAGACTGTGCACTCCATGGATG GTTCCATCTGTCCACTGGAGGAGATGTGTGACGTGGCCCATGAGTTTGGAGCCATTACCTTCGTGGACGAGGTTCACGCCGTCGGCTTGTACGGAGCCCGCGGTGGAGGCATAGGGGACCGCGATGGGGTCATGCATAAAATGGATATCATCTCCGGGACCCTTG GCAAGGCCTTCGGCTGCATGGGCGGCTACATCGCTAGCACCAGCACGCTGGTGGACACGGTGCGCTCGTACGCGGCCGGCTTCATCTTCACCACCTCGCTGCCACCCATGCTGCTGGCGGGCGCCCAGGAGTCAGTGCGCTCGCTGAAGGGCGACGAGGGCCGCTCGCTACGGCTGCGGCACCAGCGCAACGTCAAGCTGCTGCGCCGCATGCTGATGGACGAGGGCCTGCCCGTGATGAACAGCCCCAGCCACATCATCCCCATCAGG GTCGCAGATGCGGCGAAGAACACGGCGGTCTGTGATATCATGATGAGCCGCTACAACATCTATGTCCAAGCCATTAACTACCCGACGGTTGCCCGCGGGGAGGAAAGGCTGCGTGTGGCCCCCACACCTCACCACACCCCCCAGATGATGGAATACTTCGTCG AGAAACTACTGAACACCTGGAAGGAGGTGGGCCTGGAGCTGAAGCCTCGCTCCTCGATGGAGTGCAACGTCTGCCGCCAGCCGCTGCACTTCGACATGATGAATGAGCGCGAGAAGTCCTTCTTCAACGGGCTGAGCAAGCTGATCTCGGTCAACGCTTAG